CGGGCGCACGGTCTGCACCGAGCCCTTGCCGAAGGTCTGGCTGCCCATGATGGTGGCGCGGTGGTTGTCCTGCAGCGCGCCGGCCACGATCTCGCTGGCCGAGGCCGAGCCTTCATTGACCAGCACCACCATGGGGATGCCGTGAAAGAGCTCGGGCAGGCGCTTGAGCGGATCACCGCCGCGGCGTGCGTAGTTCTCGGGCAAGGCGGTGAAGATCGCCTTGCTTTCGGCCAACTGGCCATCGGTGGTCACCACCGTGCTGCCGCGCGGCAGGAAGGCGGCGGAGATGCCCACGGCCGCATCCAGCAGGCCGCCCGGATCGTTGCGCAGATCCAGCACCAGGCCCTTGAGCTGGGGGTCTTGCTGGTAGAGCTCCTCGGCCTTGCGCACGAAGTCGTCGAGCGTGCGGTCCTGGAACTGCGAGATGCGGATCCAGGCGTAGCCTGGCTCGACCAGCTTGGCCTTGACCGATTGCGTCTTGATCTCCTCGCGCGTGATGGTCACCGGGAAGGTGCGGCTTTCCTCCTTGCGGAAGATGGTGAGTGTCACCTTCGTGCCCGGTTCGCCGCGAATGCGCTTGACCGCGTCGTTGAGCTGCAGGCCGCGCACCGCCTCGTCGCCGATCTTGGTGATCAGGTCGCCGGTCTTCAGGCCCGCGCGGTCCGCCGGCGAGCCTTCGATGGGCGAGACCACCTTGATGAGACCGTCTTCCTGGGTGATCTCGATGCCCACGCCGACGAAGCGCCCCGAGGTGCCTTCGCGAAATTCCTTGAAGGACTTCTTGTCGAAATACTGCGAATGCGGGTCCAGCCCCGAGACCATGCCCGAGATGGCGTCGGTGATGAGCTTCTTGTCGTCCACCGGCTCGACGTAGTCGGTCTTGATCAGGCCGAATACGGCGGCCAGCTGCTGCAGCTCTTCCAGCGGCAGCGGCGACATTGCCCCGCGCGCGACGGTCTGCAACGACACCGTGGTGAGCGCGCCCGCGAGCACGCCCACCGAAATCCATCCTGCTACCTTGAACTTGTGCCCCATAGACCACCTTTACCGCGTCGCGGCAATATACACCCTGGGCGTGCCTGCGCGCGCTCGCGCGCGGACGGCGCGCCGCATCAGGCCCGGCCCTGCGCAGCCACCGCCGCGGCCGCCTGCGCGGCGGCCTCGGCGTCGCCCAGGTAATGGCGGCGCAGCGGCTTGAGCTCGGCGTCCAGCTCGTACACCAGAGGGATGCCGTTGGGGATGTTCAGTCCCACGATGTCGGTGTCCGAAATGCCGTCCAGGTATTTGACCAGTGCGCGTATCGAATTGCCGTGCGCCGCGATCAGCACCCGCTGGCCCGCGCGGATGGCCGGCGCTATGGCCTCCTGCCAGTAGGGCAGTACGCGCGCCACCGTGTCCTTGAGGCATTCGGTCAGCGGGATCTGCCCCGGGTTCAGGCTGGCGTAGCGCAGGTCGCCGCGCTCGCTGCGCGGATCGCCCGGCTCCAGCGCGGGCGGCGGCACGTCGTAGCTGCGCCGCCAGATGTGCACCTGCTCGTCGCCGTACTGGCGCGCGGTTTCGGCCTTGTTCAGGCCCTGCAGCGCGCCATAGTGGCGCTCGTTCAGGCGCCAGCTGTGCTCCACCGGCAGCCAGGTGCGCTGCATCGCGTCCAGGCAGTGCCAGAGGGTGTGCGTGGCCCGCGCCAGCATGCTGGTGTAGGCCAGGTCGAACTCGTAACCCTGGGCCGCCAGCAGCTGCCCCGCCTGGCGCGCCTGGGCAATGCCGGTGTCCGTCAGCGGCACATCGGTCCAGCCGGTGAAGCGGTTTTCCAGGTTCCAGGTGGATTCACCGTGACGGATCAGAACGAGCTTGTGCATGCAGCAGGACCTTGGCCAAGTGAAAAACCGCCTATTCTAGAATCGGCGCCTTTCCCCTCGGGCTTGCAGCATAGTGAACTTCCTCCTTGAAAACTGGTATTTGATCGTCCTGGCCCTGGTTTCGGGCAGCATGCTGGCCTGGCCCACGCTGTCGGGGGCGGGTGCCGCCGGCCTCACGCCAACGCAGGCGGTGCAGCTCATCAACCGCGAGAAGGCGGTGGTCGTGGATGTATGCGAGCCCGCAGAATACGCCGCTGGCCACGTCAGCGGGGCCCGCAGCGTGCCGCTGTCGCAGTTCAGGGAACGCCTGCCGCAGGTGGTCAAGAACAAGGGCGTGCCGCTGGTGCTGGTGTGCGAGCGCGGCATGCGCGCGCGCCGCGCCACGGCCATGGCGCGGCAGCTGGGCTATGAGAAGGCCCAGACTCTGGCCGGCGGCACGCGGGCCTGGCGCGAGGCCAACATGCCGATCGAAAAAGTCTGAGCCATGCCTCTTTGCCCCCATGGTGCAAGAATGGGGGCATGCAAAACGTCAAGATCTACACCACCGCCACCTGCCCCTACTGCGTGCGCGCCAAGGCGCTGCTGCAGTCGCGTGGCGTGCAGGACCTGCAGGAAATCCGCGTCGACGGCGACCCCCGCGCGCGCCAGGAAATGATGGAAACCACCGGCCGGCGCACCGTGCCGCAGATCTTCATCGGCGAGCAGCATGTGGGCGGTTGCGACGATCTGATGGCGCTGGATGCCCGCGGTGGCCTCATGCCTCTGCTGCAGGGCTGAGCCGGGGCAGGGCGCTCGCGCGCTGGGGCGCACTGCATAATGCGCGGTTTCCCGCGCCCGCGGAGCTTGTCCTCCGGCGGGCCTTCACCTTCATTGCCTCTCCCAAGATCGACACCATGGCCGACGAACAAGCTACCCCGGTTTTCCAGATCCAGCGCATGTACCTCAAGGACATGTCCCTGGAGCAGCCCAATTCCCCCGCCATCCTGCTCGAGCAGCAGCAGCCCAGCGTGGACATCCAGCTGGGCGTGGGCGCCGAGACCGTGGTCGACGGCGTCTATGAAGTGACCGTGACCGCCACGGTGCATGCCAAGCACGAGGACAAGACGGTGTTCCTGGTCGAGGTCAAGCAGGCCGGCATCTTCGAGATCCGCAACGTGCCGCAGGAGCAGATGGACAATGTGGTGCGCGTGATCTGTCCGCAGATCATCTATCCCTATGCGCGCTCCAACGTGGCCGACGTGGTGACGCGCGCGGGCTTTCCGCCTGTGCATCTGGCCGAGATCAACTTCCAGGCCATGTACGACCAGCAACAGGCGGCGGCAAGCGCGCAGGGCGCGAACGGCGCCACCCAGCAGTAAATTCACGTTTTTGGGCTCCAGGCCTTGTGCAGCCTGCGCAAATAGCTATGGATATCGTAGTTGTGGGCGCTGGCGCATGGGGTAGCGCGATGGCCATCCACGCGGCCCGCCATCCCGCCGGCCACCGCGTGCTGCTGTGGGGCCGCGATGCGCGCCAGATCGCTGCACTGCAGGCCGAGCGCGAGAACAGCCGCTACCTCAAGGGCGTGGCCCTGCCCGCGGGCCTGACCCTGGCCAGCGGCCCCCTCGAGCCCCTGGCCGCGCGCGCCGACCTTCTGGTGCTGGCCACGCCGATGGCAGCCTTGCGCGAAATGCTGCGGGCGCTGCAAGGGGTGCGCGCCACCCTCGCCTGGCTGAGCAAGGGCTTTGAGGCGCAAAGTGGGCTGCTTGCGCATGAGGTATGCGAGCAGGTGGCGCCGCGCCTGCGCGCCGCGGCGCTCAGCGGGCCGAGCTTTGCGCTGGAGCTGGCCCATGGCCAGCCCACGGCGCTGGTGGCCGCGAGCCGACAGGCCGACGTGCGCGAGCAACTGGTGCATGCTCTGCACGGCGGTGCTTTGCGCGTTTACGCCAACGACGACCTGGTGGGTGTCGAAGTGGGCGGAGCGGTCAAGAACGTGATGGCGATCGCCACCGGTCTGTGCGACGGCCTGCAGCTCGGCCTGAATGCGCGCGCCGCGCTCATCACCCGCGGCCTGGCTGAAATGTCGCGCCTGGGCTGCGCGCTCGGCGCCCGCACCGAGACCTTCATGGGGCTCTCCGGCCTTGGCGATCTGGTGCTCACGGCCACCGGGGATCTGTCACGCAACCGCAAGGTGGGCCTGTTGCTGGCCCGGGGGCTGGCGCTGCCCGAGGTGCTGGCTTCGCTTGGCCACGTGGCCGAAGGGGCGTACAGCGCCCGCACCGTGCTCGAGCGCGCGCGCGCTCACGGCGTGGACATGCCCATCACCGAAGCGGTGGTAGGCCTGCTGGACGGCCGCCTGAAGGCGCGGGAGGCGGTGGCGCAATTGATGGAGCGCGATCCGCGCGAAGAATGAACGGCCAGCGGGCGCCCGAGCCCGGCCCTTTTGCCCTGCGCCGCCGGCCATGGCGGGTGGGGCAGCCCCGTGGCCC
This portion of the Comamonas flocculans genome encodes:
- a CDS encoding S41 family peptidase is translated as MGHKFKVAGWISVGVLAGALTTVSLQTVARGAMSPLPLEELQQLAAVFGLIKTDYVEPVDDKKLITDAISGMVSGLDPHSQYFDKKSFKEFREGTSGRFVGVGIEITQEDGLIKVVSPIEGSPADRAGLKTGDLITKIGDEAVRGLQLNDAVKRIRGEPGTKVTLTIFRKEESRTFPVTITREEIKTQSVKAKLVEPGYAWIRISQFQDRTLDDFVRKAEELYQQDPQLKGLVLDLRNDPGGLLDAAVGISAAFLPRGSTVVTTDGQLAESKAIFTALPENYARRGGDPLKRLPELFHGIPMVVLVNEGSASASEIVAGALQDNHRATIMGSQTFGKGSVQTVRPLGPDTGIKLTTARYFTPSGKSIQARGIVPDVMLDETAEGDIYAALRLRESDLTKHLDNTQGEEQARDKALEQAREAARKKLEEEARNAKIERKLPEFGSDKDFQLQQALNQLKGLPVLASKTLTERKQAKKED
- the gpmA gene encoding 2,3-diphosphoglycerate-dependent phosphoglycerate mutase, which codes for MHKLVLIRHGESTWNLENRFTGWTDVPLTDTGIAQARQAGQLLAAQGYEFDLAYTSMLARATHTLWHCLDAMQRTWLPVEHSWRLNERHYGALQGLNKAETARQYGDEQVHIWRRSYDVPPPALEPGDPRSERGDLRYASLNPGQIPLTECLKDTVARVLPYWQEAIAPAIRAGQRVLIAAHGNSIRALVKYLDGISDTDIVGLNIPNGIPLVYELDAELKPLRRHYLGDAEAAAQAAAAVAAQGRA
- a CDS encoding rhodanese-like domain-containing protein — encoded protein: MNFLLENWYLIVLALVSGSMLAWPTLSGAGAAGLTPTQAVQLINREKAVVVDVCEPAEYAAGHVSGARSVPLSQFRERLPQVVKNKGVPLVLVCERGMRARRATAMARQLGYEKAQTLAGGTRAWREANMPIEKV
- the grxC gene encoding glutaredoxin 3, with amino-acid sequence MQNVKIYTTATCPYCVRAKALLQSRGVQDLQEIRVDGDPRARQEMMETTGRRTVPQIFIGEQHVGGCDDLMALDARGGLMPLLQG
- the secB gene encoding protein-export chaperone SecB, which codes for MADEQATPVFQIQRMYLKDMSLEQPNSPAILLEQQQPSVDIQLGVGAETVVDGVYEVTVTATVHAKHEDKTVFLVEVKQAGIFEIRNVPQEQMDNVVRVICPQIIYPYARSNVADVVTRAGFPPVHLAEINFQAMYDQQQAAASAQGANGATQQ
- a CDS encoding NAD(P)H-dependent glycerol-3-phosphate dehydrogenase, producing the protein MDIVVVGAGAWGSAMAIHAARHPAGHRVLLWGRDARQIAALQAERENSRYLKGVALPAGLTLASGPLEPLAARADLLVLATPMAALREMLRALQGVRATLAWLSKGFEAQSGLLAHEVCEQVAPRLRAAALSGPSFALELAHGQPTALVAASRQADVREQLVHALHGGALRVYANDDLVGVEVGGAVKNVMAIATGLCDGLQLGLNARAALITRGLAEMSRLGCALGARTETFMGLSGLGDLVLTATGDLSRNRKVGLLLARGLALPEVLASLGHVAEGAYSARTVLERARAHGVDMPITEAVVGLLDGRLKAREAVAQLMERDPREE